GTGCCTTGCCGATGGATATGCCCGGGAACGTAGTGGGCATGTACATGAGATCACCTTCGTCCAGGTCCGGCATGAACTCGGAGCCCAATTGCATCATTGGCCAGATTCCCAGCACAACGATAGCGCCGGAGACCGCCAATACCTGTTTGGGTTTCTCCAGTACCCAGTTGATCATAGGTTGGTAAGTGTTTACCAGGAAGCGGTTGACGGGATTTTCGTGTTCCGGCGTAACATGGCCGCGAATAAAGTAGCCCATCAACACCGGGACCAGGGTTATAGACAGGCCTGCCGCAGCGGCCATGGCATAGGTCTTGGTAAAGGCCAGCGGCGCAAACAATTTGCCTTCCTGGGCCTCGAGAGTGAACACCGGCAGAAAGCTGAGTGTGATGATCAGCAGTGAGAAGAACAGCGGTGGCCCCACTTCCCGGGTTGCTTCACCGATAATTCGCCAGCGATTGTCATCGGTCAGTGGCTCGCGCTCGATATGTTTGTGTACGTTCTCAATCATGACAATGGCGGCATCGACCATGGCGCCTATAGCGATGGCAATGCCGCCCAGTGACATAATGTTGGCGTTAATGCCTTGTTGGTACATGATTATGAAGGCGGTCAATATTCCCAGTGGCAGGCTGACGATAACCACAAGAGATGAGCGCAAATGAAACAGGAATACCGCGCAAACCAGGGCGACAACAATGAATTCTTCCACGAGCTTGCCGGCCAATGTGCTCACTGCCCGATTGATAAGGCTGGAGCGATCATAGGTTTCAACGATTTCGACGCCCTGGGGCAGGCCCTGCTTCAGCTTCTCAATCCTGGCCTTGACGCCTTTTATGGTAGTCAGTGCGTTTTCGCCAAAGCGCATGACGATAATGCCGCCCACTACTTCCCCCTGGCCGTCAAGATCGGCAATGCCTCGCCGCATTTGCGGGCCAAGACGAATATGGGCAACATCTTTTAGCAAAATTGGCGTTCCCTGTTTGTTTACGCCAAGCGGTATGCGTTCGAGATCATTAATAGACTGGATATAGCCGGTCGCACGAACCATGTATTCGGCTTCAGCCATTTCGATTACCGAGCCGCCGGTTTCCTGGTTGGCGTTCTTGATGGCCATGCTGACGCGTGATAATGGCAGGCCGTAGGCGCGCAGCCGGTCCGGGTCCAGTGCTACCTGGTATTGCTTGACCATGCCGCCGACGGTGGCAACTTCCGATACGCCGGGTACGGTCTGCAGTTCATATTTCAGAAACCAGTCCTGCAGTGATCGCAACTGGGCAAGATCGTGTGTTCCGGTTCTGTCGACCAGGGCATATTCATAAATCCAGCCGACACCGGTCGCGTCCGGACCCAGTGTCGGTCGAGCCGAATCCGGCAACCGACTGGCAACCTGGCTGAGGTACTCGAGTACACGCGTACGCGCCCAGTAGGGATCGGTGTCTTCGGCAAATATGATGTATACATAGGAGTCGCCAAAGAATGAGTAACCGCGAACGGTAACGGCACCCGGAACCGACAGCATCGCCGTGGTCAACGGATAAGTAACCTGGTCCTCGACAACTCTTGGCGCTTGCCCAGGATAGGAAGTTTTGACAATAACCTGGACGTCAGACAGATCCGGAATGGCATCGAGCGGTGTATTCTTGGCGGCGAAAATTCCCCAGCCGATCAGCAGACCGGTCAGCAGCAATACCATGAATCGATTATTGAGCGACCAGTCAATGAGTCTGTTAATCATTGAGGTAGCTCCTGGTGCTGCATCTTGTCGATGCTGTTGATAACGTAGCCATCATCCACTGGTTCCAGGGTAAAACTGACATGATCGCCGGGCTTGAACCGGCTGATGTCCACGCCATGCTTGTACCTGAAATCCATTACCATGGATGGCCAGCCCAGCGACTGGATAGGGCCGTGTTCCATATTGATTTTATGTTCGTCAGGCTTGAGCGCCTTGATTGTGCCCATGCCCTCGATAACCATGTCTTCGCCCCCGCCGATCTTGCTGTCAGCGGAAGAGGTTGTTGTTTTGGTTTCGGACATGCGGGTGAGGCTGGCTTTCAGGCTGGCTTCGGAATCAATGAGGAACTGGCCGGAGGTTACGACGGCGTCTCCCTGTTCAAGCCCGGCGATAACTTCGACGTTATCACCGGATTCAACCCCGACAACGATATTGCGCGGTGCAAATCGTCCCTCTCCCTTGTTGATAATGACGCGGGTGTTCTGGCCGGTGCGAATCAGCGCTTCGCGGGGAATGACCAGGACTTCGCGGGTGGCACCGCCGAATATCGTGACGTCGGCGTACATATTCGGCTTTAATGCTTCGTTTATGTTATCGAACTTGAGCCTTACCTTGAGTGTCCGTGTCTTGGCATCGAGTTGCGGATAGATGTAGTCTACCTTGCCTTCCCAGACCTTGCCGGGAAGGTAGGACAATCGAACTTCTGCAGGTTGGGAGGATTTTACCCAGTCCGCCTGTTGTTCAAACACTTCGGCCTGTATCCAGACCGTGGAAAGATCGGCCAGCGTCATGACATCGGTAGCCGGTTTGACGTACTTGCCTTCGCGTACCATTAGCGCGGACACAACCCCGTCCTGGGGTGCATACACGGTAATGCGTTGTTGCGCCTTGCGTGTTTTCTGCAACTGGTTTATTTGGCCACTGGAGATACCCAGTGCTTTCATGCGGTCACGTGAAGCCCTGATCAGTGATTCACTGTTGGTAGTCAAGGCTTCAAGATATTCTTCCTGGGCATTGACCAGTGCCGGTGAGTATACAGCAAACAACGGCGCCCCCCGTTTGACATGCTCGCCTTCACTTTTGACATGAAGTTTTTCAATCCAGCCATCAGTGCGCAGGTGTATGTGACTGACCCGGGTTTCGTCATGATCAACATAACCCACGGTATCAATGCGGCGCCACAATTTATCAAGCTGGATGGTGGCGGTACGAACGCCAAGGTTCTGGACAACGGCTGGCGATATCTTCACATCAGCACCACCTCCATCATCGTAAATGGCTATGTAGTCCATGCCCATTTCATCCTTCCTCGGTGCGTCGGATGTAATGGTTGGCTTGTGCGGGTGGCGGTAGTACAAGATTTTTCGTTCGGCAGATGTCTCATCGGCGCCGCCTTGGGTTTCGACCTTTTTCTCGACCAGTTCCATGCCGCATATGGGGCAGTTACCGGGCTGGTCGCGAATGATCTGGGGATGCATAGGGCAAACATATTTTGGATCAAGATGTTTGACCGCATGTTCGGCCGCCGATTCTTTTTCTGGACCGGGCCCGGTGGTTGAAGCGGGTTCATTTTCAGTGCATGCCGCGATCGACACGGCAATACCGATAAGCAGTAAAGCGTTGAGGCGGTTCATAGGTTTTCACCTCCAAGGTAAATCAGGTCAGCCTGGGCCTTGGCCCAGTCGGTTTGCAGGCGTAAATGTTGCAACCCGGTTTCGAGTTCCATGACGCGGGCGCGCATCAGATCGGTGAACTGTCCGCGATCGCTTTGATAGGCTCGTAATGCCGCATTGGCATTGGCCCGCGCCTGGGGCACAAGATTGTCAGTGTAGTTGTCAATGCGCATGCCAATATGTCGATAAGCAGCATTTACACTTTCGACCTGCTGGCGCAGCATGCGTAGCATGTCGTCCTTGTTAAGCATGGCGGCACTGTAGGATGATTCGCCGGCGTCTACTTCCTGGCGCTGTCGACCGCCGAACAGCGGGAGGTCCAGCATTAATACCGCTGACGCCATGTCTTCCAGCGGGCGCCCATCCGGGTAGTTGCCTTCGCGTCTGCCATAAGTCAGGTCGATGGTAACCGAGGGTTTGTAACCGGCCCGGGCCAGGTCAATCTCGGCTTTCCTCGCGTCAATCATGGCATCCATTTCACGAATAGCCGGGTGTTGCGGCAACCCATCAACGATATCGTTGACAAGTTTGATGCCGGGCAAGGTCGGGCAACTTTCCGGCAACGGCCGTTGGCTGTCGGTGTCGCCGACGTAGCGAGCCAGCATTGCGCGGGCCTGGTCTGCCTGGATACGTACCTGGTGTTGTCGGTCTTCGAGCCGACTCCATTCCAGCGATGCCTGCAGCACGTGCTGCTGGTTGCTGCGGCCGGCTGCATACTGCAGTTCTGTAACACGTTGCAGTTGTGCAAACAGGCCCTTGTTCTTTTCAATTATGTGATCGGCTTCTTGCCAGTAATACAGGTCAAGCCAGGCCTTGCGTACATTTCGAATCAGTTCCTGTTCTCGATTGGATCGACGCGCACTGGCGGAGCTGGCCTTGGCCAGCATGCCATCACGTTTTGCATCCAGCGCACCAAAGGAGGGAAACATTTGCTGCAAGCCGATCTGCTGTTGGGTCATAACCGATTGATCCAGTTCCCAGGTATCTGTGGGGACATTCATGGCGGCCAGCTTAAGCTTGGGATCGGGCAGGCTGTCAGCGGCTTTGCTGCGTTGGGTCCAGCCAAGCGTTTCCTGTTCAAGCGCCTTGAGCGAAACATCGTGCTTGAGTGCCAGCAATACGGCTTCATCAATGGTCAATATGCTGCCGGCAAAGCCTGGCGCCGCCCATAGCGTGCCTGCTACTACAGCGATTAATAATCTTGTTTTGTTCATGTTGCCAGCCCTTCGACGGGGTGATGTGAATGTTGATGGCGACCGTTTTGATCGGCGCGATCAATTATCGGGTCCGGTCAAAACCGGTTTCCCGTTGTACGAAGGAGGTTAGCGCCTGGGGGGCTGGCTGGTATCGTGATGCGGGCAGCTGTGCGGGACAGCTGTCGAGGACTGTGCGTTACCAGACGCGGATCTTTCCGTGTGCATGGGGCAATGGGTCAGGCCGGCGACATGGTGCGCAGCCTTGCAATCGCTGCAATTCTTTTCGCAACCGTCTTTGCCCGGCTGGCTGCCGTCAGCCTGTTTGTGGTGAGGGCAGTCACTGCCGTCAGCCATGGTTATTTTGTCGCTTTGCATCTTGGCGCAATGGGTGTCGACAGCCTCCTGTTTCATTGTGCCGGCATAGGCACCACCCAGCGGCGCTACGGCGATCGCCAGCATCAGGGTAAAACGAAGAATGTTCAGGAAGCGCTTCATGCAGGCACCGTAATAGTTGCCATAAATCTTGTCAATCAATAACTCAGTATCGACGGTCCTGAATATAGCCCAGCGGCGTCGTCACTGTACCCGGAGTCTTTGAGTTCATACTGGCGGAAAAGTTCCCCGCCAGGGACACGGCATTTCAGCCCTGCTTCATGACTGATGGGCCCTCGGTCAGCACGTAGTCACGGAATGCCATGGCAGCGGGAGACAGTCGTTTGCCCTGTCGATGGACCACGTACCAGTGCCTCAGAATCGGGAAAGATTGGGCATCAAGAATTGCCAGGCGCCGGGTTTCCAGTTCCAGGGTCAGGGTATGGATTGATACAATACCTAGCCCGAGACCGGCCTCCACGGCCTGCTTGATGGCCTCGTTACTGGTCATCTCCATGCCGGTGGTGAGGTGTACGCCTTGCTGGGAGAAGAAGCGCTCCATGGCGATTCGGGTGCCGGATCCGGGTTCGCGTACCACGAAAGTCTCCTGCTGCAAGCGAGACATGGGGATATCCTGTTCTGATACCAGCGGGTGGTCGGGTGGCCCGATAACTACCAACGGGTTGTCCATAAACGGTTCAGTGACCAGATCCAGGCCTTCTGGTGGTTTTCCCATAATGACCAGGTCAGTCTCGTTGTTGATCAGTTGATCCAGCAGGCTGCGACGATTGGTGACATCAAGACTAATGGTAATATCGCTATGTTGCCTGGAAAAATCAGCCAGCAGTCGCGTAGCAAAATAATTGGCTGTACTGGCGACGGAGACCGACAATCGGCCGCCCCGAACACCTTTGAGGTTCTCCAGCACTTCCCCGGCTTCATTCAATAACCTGTTGATTTCCTGGGAGTAATTATAGAATTCATGACCCGCATCGGTGAGATAGGTTTTTTTGCCCATTTGTTCAAACAGTGGCAAACCCAGGTTCTCTTCGAGCTGTTTCACCTGCATGGAGACTGCGGGCTGGCTTAAATGCAGCTCCTGGGCGGCTTGGGTGTAGCTCAAATGGCGCGCCACGGATCGAAATACCTGCAATTGTCTAAAAGTTATATTCATTTTCGAAATATATAAATAAATCCTTATGAGAGCAATCAAAAATACTGAATATACTTTATGATTCCCCTCCGTATACTTGCCGCACTAATTTCCTGCGCACACCTTATTCTTGTCCGGGTAATTTGTGGGAAGGTAGAGATTAACTAACTGACTAGCTATTAGGAGGCCTGTCAATGGCTAAGAAATATGATGCGGGTGTAAAAGAATACCGCGAAACGTACTGGATGCCGGAATATACTCCACTGGATACTGATATCCTGGCATGCTTTAAAGTTACACCTCAGCCTGGTGTACCTCGTGAAGAGGTTGCTGCTGCGGTAGCTGCCGAATCTTCAACCGGTACCTGGACCACTGTATGGACCGACCTGCTGACTGACCTTGATCACTACAAAGGTCGTGCTTATGCCATCGAAGACGTACCGGGCGACGACACCTGTTTCTATGCTTTTGTTGCCTACCCCATCGACCTGTTTGAAGAAGGCTCAGTTGTAAACGTACTGACCTCTCTGGTTGGTAACGTATTCGGCTTTAAAGCTCTGCGTGCTCTGCGTCTGGAAGATATTCGCTTCCCAATCGCTTACGTAATGACCTGTAATGGACCACCTCAGGGTATCCAGGTTGAACGCGACATCCTGAACAAATACGGT
Above is a window of Gammaproteobacteria bacterium DNA encoding:
- a CDS encoding efflux RND transporter periplasmic adaptor subunit — encoded protein: MNRLNALLLIGIAVSIAACTENEPASTTGPGPEKESAAEHAVKHLDPKYVCPMHPQIIRDQPGNCPICGMELVEKKVETQGGADETSAERKILYYRHPHKPTITSDAPRKDEMGMDYIAIYDDGGGADVKISPAVVQNLGVRTATIQLDKLWRRIDTVGYVDHDETRVSHIHLRTDGWIEKLHVKSEGEHVKRGAPLFAVYSPALVNAQEEYLEALTTNSESLIRASRDRMKALGISSGQINQLQKTRKAQQRITVYAPQDGVVSALMVREGKYVKPATDVMTLADLSTVWIQAEVFEQQADWVKSSQPAEVRLSYLPGKVWEGKVDYIYPQLDAKTRTLKVRLKFDNINEALKPNMYADVTIFGGATREVLVIPREALIRTGQNTRVIINKGEGRFAPRNIVVGVESGDNVEVIAGLEQGDAVVTSGQFLIDSEASLKASLTRMSETKTTTSSADSKIGGGEDMVIEGMGTIKALKPDEHKINMEHGPIQSLGWPSMVMDFRYKHGVDISRFKPGDHVSFTLEPVDDGYVINSIDKMQHQELPQ
- a CDS encoding efflux RND transporter permease subunit; its protein translation is MINRLIDWSLNNRFMVLLLTGLLIGWGIFAAKNTPLDAIPDLSDVQVIVKTSYPGQAPRVVEDQVTYPLTTAMLSVPGAVTVRGYSFFGDSYVYIIFAEDTDPYWARTRVLEYLSQVASRLPDSARPTLGPDATGVGWIYEYALVDRTGTHDLAQLRSLQDWFLKYELQTVPGVSEVATVGGMVKQYQVALDPDRLRAYGLPLSRVSMAIKNANQETGGSVIEMAEAEYMVRATGYIQSINDLERIPLGVNKQGTPILLKDVAHIRLGPQMRRGIADLDGQGEVVGGIIVMRFGENALTTIKGVKARIEKLKQGLPQGVEIVETYDRSSLINRAVSTLAGKLVEEFIVVALVCAVFLFHLRSSLVVIVSLPLGILTAFIIMYQQGINANIMSLGGIAIAIGAMVDAAIVMIENVHKHIEREPLTDDNRWRIIGEATREVGPPLFFSLLIITLSFLPVFTLEAQEGKLFAPLAFTKTYAMAAAAGLSITLVPVLMGYFIRGHVTPEHENPVNRFLVNTYQPMINWVLEKPKQVLAVSGAIVVLGIWPMMQLGSEFMPDLDEGDLMYMPTTFPGISIGKAQELLQQTDKLISTLPEVRRVFGKIGRADTATDPAPLTMIETTIQLKPRDQWRDGMTLDKLKKELDELVRFPGLTNAWVMPIKTRIDMLATGIKTPVGIKVAGPDLEQIQKIGKQLEEVLKPVPGTASVYSERVAGGRYVTADIDRVKASRFGLNISDIHEVIRTAIGGMNITQTVEGLERYPVNIRYPRDVRDSVEKLRNLPIVTPAGARIPLGEVANIIVESGPAMIKSENARPNGWTFVDIQGRDLGSYVKEAQKVVAEQVKLPAGYSIAWSGQYEYMVRAKERLSVVVPLTLAIIILLLYLNFRNFTEVMIIMGTLPLALVGGFLLLYVLGYNMSVAVGVGFIALAGVAVEIGVIMLVYLNQAYDDMKRKYTVLNHKHIKEAVIQGALLRVRPIMMTVSAIIAGLLPIMLGGGTGSEVMRRIAAPMVGGMVSATLLTLVVLPAVFLLWKEHQLNS
- a CDS encoding LysR family transcriptional regulator, with amino-acid sequence MNITFRQLQVFRSVARHLSYTQAAQELHLSQPAVSMQVKQLEENLGLPLFEQMGKKTYLTDAGHEFYNYSQEINRLLNEAGEVLENLKGVRGGRLSVSVASTANYFATRLLADFSRQHSDITISLDVTNRRSLLDQLINNETDLVIMGKPPEGLDLVTEPFMDNPLVVIGPPDHPLVSEQDIPMSRLQQETFVVREPGSGTRIAMERFFSQQGVHLTTGMEMTSNEAIKQAVEAGLGLGIVSIHTLTLELETRRLAILDAQSFPILRHWYVVHRQGKRLSPAAMAFRDYVLTEGPSVMKQG
- a CDS encoding TolC family protein — its product is MNKTRLLIAVVAGTLWAAPGFAGSILTIDEAVLLALKHDVSLKALEQETLGWTQRSKAADSLPDPKLKLAAMNVPTDTWELDQSVMTQQQIGLQQMFPSFGALDAKRDGMLAKASSASARRSNREQELIRNVRKAWLDLYYWQEADHIIEKNKGLFAQLQRVTELQYAAGRSNQQHVLQASLEWSRLEDRQHQVRIQADQARAMLARYVGDTDSQRPLPESCPTLPGIKLVNDIVDGLPQHPAIREMDAMIDARKAEIDLARAGYKPSVTIDLTYGRREGNYPDGRPLEDMASAVLMLDLPLFGGRQRQEVDAGESSYSAAMLNKDDMLRMLRQQVESVNAAYRHIGMRIDNYTDNLVPQARANANAALRAYQSDRGQFTDLMRARVMELETGLQHLRLQTDWAKAQADLIYLGGENL